Genomic segment of Pseudomonas sp. DY-1:
CAAGCGCGAAGGCGAGGGTTTCAAGATCCAGCGCAAGCTGATCCAGCTGATCAACTCCACCGATACCCTCGCCGGTATCGGTTACATCCTCTGAGGGCCGACCCATGAGCTGCTGCGCGTCGGCGATACCGCGTCATCAATGGCTTCGAGATGCTCATTTACAGCACGTAAACTCCGCTCTCTCAGCCATTTCTTCCTTGTCTCGCTCTAGCTCGCGAGCCCATGAGTCGACCCTGCGGAGCGCGCCATGAGTCAGATTGCACTCGTCACCGGCGCCGCCCAGGGCCTCGGCCTCGCCATCGCCAGCCGCCTGTTCGCCGCCGGTTACGCCGTGGTGATCTCCGACCTGTCGCTGGAACGCGCCCAGGCCGCTGCCGACCGGCTCGACCCGAGCGGCGAACGCAGCCTGGCGCTGAAACTCGATGTGGCCAGCAAGGCCGACTTCGAGGCGGCGCTGGCGGCGACCCTGGAACGCTTCGGTGCGCTGCATGTGGTGGTGAACAACGCAGCCATGACCATGACCACGCCGGTCATGCAGATCAGCCCCGAGGAGTTCGACCGGGTCCTGAGCCTCAATACCCGCAGCGTCTTCGTCGGCTGCCAGGTATTCGGCGCGCACATGGCCGCCGCCGGCTACGGGCGGATCGTCAACATGGCTTCTCTGGCCGGGCAGAACGGCGGCACCGCCACGGGCGCGCACTACGCCGCGTCCAAGGGCGCCATCGTCACCCTGACCAAGATCTTCGCCAAGGAGCTGGCGGCCAGTGGTGTGACCGTCAACGCTATCGCGCCCGGGCCGATCGAATCGCCCGCCGTGCGCGCAGCGGTGCCGGCCGAGCGCATGGAAGGGCTGCTTGCCAACATCCCGGTCAAGCGCCTGGGCGATGCGGATTTCCTCGGCGATCTGGTGGTGCAGCTGGCGCGTCCTGAAGCCTATTTCACTACCGGGGCGACCTGGGATGTGAACGGTGGACTGTTCATGCGCTAAGTGCGCGAAGCGACAAAGCAAGGCCGTGCGTGCAGTGCGGTGGGTAACAACGAGAACAAGCAGCACCTTGAAGGTGCGGGAAGGCCGGTATGAGTGAGCAAGTGTTGAATCTGGTGGTCCGCAAGCGGGTGGAGCAGGGCGAGGGCGTGGTGATCCTCGACCTCGCCGACCCGTCGGGCAAACCCCTGCCGGCGTTCGAAGCCGGCGCCCATGTCGATATCCACCTCAAGCCCGGCCTGGTGCGCCAGTACTCCCTTTGCGGTGACCCGGCCAACGCCTCCGTCTACCGCCTTGGCGTGCTGCGCGATCCGGCTTCCCGTGGCGGTTCGGTTGCGGTCCATGAACTGCTGCAGGAAGGCAGCGAGGTCGCCATCGGCGCACCGCGCAACCTCTTCCCGCTGGCCGGCGGCGCGAGCCGTTCGATCCTCATCGGCGGTGGCATCGGCATTACCCCGATGATCGCCATGGCCCACGAACTGACTGCGAAGGACAGTGCCTTCGAGCTGCACTACTGCGGTCGCTCGCGCAGCCGTACCGCCTTCCTCGACGAGCTGGAAAGCGCCGACTTCTCCGCTTGTGTGCGTACCCATTTCGATGATGAGGCCGCCGAGCAGAAGCTCGACCTGCCCGCCGTGCTGGGGCAACCAGCGGCCGATGTTCACGTCTATGTTTGCGGCCCGGCCGGGTTCATGGACTGGGTGATCAGTGAGGCACGCAAGGCCGGTTACGCCGACGATCACATCCACCGCGAGTACTTCCAGGTGGAAGTGGACGCCAGTGGCGACAGCTTCGAAGTCGTTGCTTCGCGCAGCGGCAAGGCGGTGCAGGTGGCTGAGGGCCAGAGCATCGTCGACGCTCTCGCCGGCGTCGGTATCAAGATCGAGATTTCCTGCGAGCAGGGCGTCTGCGGTACCTGCCTGTGCGACGTACTGGAAGGCGAACCGGACCACCGTGACGTCTACCTGACCGATGAAGAAAAAGCCGCCAACGACCAGATCCTGGTCTGCTGCTCGCGGGCCAAGTCGAAAAAACTGGTGCTGGACATCTGACAGCTGAGGGGCAAGACCATGGTCGATACCAATGGATTCCGTAATGCCATGGCGCTGCTGGGCGGCGCCGTTTCAGTCATCACCACCGATGGCACCGCAGGCCGCTGGGGCTTTACCGCTTCGGCTGTGTGCAGCGTCACCGACCAGCCGCCGACGCTGCTGGTGTGCATGAACCGCTCCTCGTTCGCCAATGGCCATTTCAAACAGAACGGCGTGCTCAGCGTGAACGTGCTGACCGCCGAGCTGAAGGAAATCTCCGGTGTCTTCGCCAACCGCGAACTGGACTCCGAGCAACGTTTCGCCCGCGCCAGCTGGAGCACCTTGGAGAGCGGTTCGCCGCTGCTGGACGACGCCCTGGTGAGCTTCGACTGCCGCATCGCCCAGGCGCATGAGGTGGGCTCGCACACCATCTTCTACTGCGAGGTGCTGGGCATCCGTCACGGCAAGAACCAGGAAGGCCTGGTGTATTTCAACCGCGCCTACCACCGCCTGGGGGATGCCTCGCGCTCGGCCTGCTGATCGACCTGTAGGAGCGGGGGCCGCGAAAGTCTGCCGCAGGTTGTTCGCCAGCAAGCTGGCTCCTACGGCAAACGAGACCCGGTTAGCGTGTAGGAGCGGATTCATTCGCGATGCGGGTCGCAGGCCTGCCAATGGATTTCGGCTGATCGCCGGAATACCGGATGAAGTTGTACTTCATCCAGTTTGAAGCTGTACCCATAACTATATATATCGAGGGCGCCCGTACATGTTCGGGTGGCGGGCCTTGCTACAACTTTTTTGCAGTAAGTGGTTATAAAAACAAAACTGTGGATTAACTGCCGAAGTTGCACTTCTTGCTAATTAATCTGCTCCCACTAGATGTGCCTTGCATGCACATGTAAGAAAGGATCACTTCCATGTTTCAGAAAAGCTGGCTGGCCAGCGGCGTGGCTGCCGCGGGCCTGATGGGGATGCTCATGCCGATGTCCGCCCAGGCGGACTTCGTGAAGGATCGGCAAATCAGCCTTGGCCTGCGCAACTTCTATATCGATCGTGATTTCAAACAGGATGATGCACCAAAGTCGCGTATTGGAAGTTGGACCCAGGGTTTCGACTTCCGTGCCATCTCCGGATATACCGAAGGCACTTTGCAGTTCGGTCTGGATGTATCCGGGCAATATGCCTATCGCCTCGATGGCGGCGGCGGTCGCGGCCCGGACACCATCATTCCCTACGACGACAGCAAAGGTGAGCAGGTGCGCGACTACGGCCGCGCCGCGCTGACCGGAAAGGTGCGTTACTCCAAGACCGAGTTGAAGGTCGGCGAGCATCGGCCGATGCTGCCGGTGGCCTTCTACGATGATTCCCGCCAACTGATCACCACTTTCCACGGCTTCCTGCTGGAGTCCCGTGAAGTGGACCGGCTGACGCTCACCGGTGGCCGTTTCACCGAGATCAGCAGTCGCGAATCGTCCAACCGCGAGAAGATGTACCTGTTCAATGGGCCGGACATCAAACGCCGCAGCGATGGCCTGAATTTCGGCGGTGCCACCTACGCCTTCACCCCGAGCCTTACCGCCAGCTACTTCTACGGCCAGCTGGAAGACATCTACCAGCAGCATTACCTGGGCGCGACCCATACCGCTGACCTGGGTGGCGGCTATGGCCTGAAGACAGACCTG
This window contains:
- a CDS encoding flavin reductase; the protein is MVDTNGFRNAMALLGGAVSVITTDGTAGRWGFTASAVCSVTDQPPTLLVCMNRSSFANGHFKQNGVLSVNVLTAELKEISGVFANRELDSEQRFARASWSTLESGSPLLDDALVSFDCRIAQAHEVGSHTIFYCEVLGIRHGKNQEGLVYFNRAYHRLGDASRSAC
- a CDS encoding PDR/VanB family oxidoreductase produces the protein MSEQVLNLVVRKRVEQGEGVVILDLADPSGKPLPAFEAGAHVDIHLKPGLVRQYSLCGDPANASVYRLGVLRDPASRGGSVAVHELLQEGSEVAIGAPRNLFPLAGGASRSILIGGGIGITPMIAMAHELTAKDSAFELHYCGRSRSRTAFLDELESADFSACVRTHFDDEAAEQKLDLPAVLGQPAADVHVYVCGPAGFMDWVISEARKAGYADDHIHREYFQVEVDASGDSFEVVASRSGKAVQVAEGQSIVDALAGVGIKIEISCEQGVCGTCLCDVLEGEPDHRDVYLTDEEKAANDQILVCCSRAKSKKLVLDI
- a CDS encoding OprD family porin; the protein is MFQKSWLASGVAAAGLMGMLMPMSAQADFVKDRQISLGLRNFYIDRDFKQDDAPKSRIGSWTQGFDFRAISGYTEGTLQFGLDVSGQYAYRLDGGGGRGPDTIIPYDDSKGEQVRDYGRAALTGKVRYSKTELKVGEHRPMLPVAFYDDSRQLITTFHGFLLESREVDRLTLTGGRFTEISSRESSNREKMYLFNGPDIKRRSDGLNFGGATYAFTPSLTASYFYGQLEDIYQQHYLGATHTADLGGGYGLKTDLRYFDNSEDGKALYGDIDNRSYGAMTTLRKGPHAIGVGYQRMLGESVFPTLNGYAPQPYLVNWSTVGFVKPNESSWQLRYDLDFAAYGVPGLKLMTRYLRGTGIDRGNNALDQNVESERNIYLSYVVQSGPLKGVGFEWRNIDVKTRYGNGSASGPDYQENRLITTYTFKF
- a CDS encoding SDR family NAD(P)-dependent oxidoreductase — protein: MSQIALVTGAAQGLGLAIASRLFAAGYAVVISDLSLERAQAAADRLDPSGERSLALKLDVASKADFEAALAATLERFGALHVVVNNAAMTMTTPVMQISPEEFDRVLSLNTRSVFVGCQVFGAHMAAAGYGRIVNMASLAGQNGGTATGAHYAASKGAIVTLTKIFAKELAASGVTVNAIAPGPIESPAVRAAVPAERMEGLLANIPVKRLGDADFLGDLVVQLARPEAYFTTGATWDVNGGLFMR